In Pecten maximus unplaced genomic scaffold, xPecMax1.1, whole genome shotgun sequence, the DNA window AGTACTCGAGGACAGCAGCCAAGTACACTGGTGCTCCGGCTCCAACTCGCTCGGCATAGTTTCCCTTGCGGAGCAGACGGTGGATACGTCCGACTGGGAACTGAAGTCCGGCACGGGATGATCGGCTCTTTGCCTTTCCCTTTACTTTTCCTCCCTTACCACGTCCAGACATCTTGATATGTTCGGCTAGTTACTGTAAACAGATATAGCAGAAATGAGTAAAATTTGTTGCCGTGAAGCGTTTTATACCCACAGGTAGGATCGAAACTGTAGCGAGCGAAAAAGTCGGGGGTGTTTTCAGAGAGCTGCGAGGTTCGAGTGTTTGTGTGGCGCAAGGCTAAAGTTTCGATCCTACCTGTGAGGGCGATGGTATAAAAGGGAAAAATTGAAAAACGTCGCTCATTACTCGTATCGGCACTCGTCGTATTAGTATCATGGCACCCAAAGCATCAGGATCGAAAGGAGCTAAGAAGGCCGCCACCAAGGCAAAGGCCAACCGTGGGACTGACAAGAAaaggaggaggaagaggagggAATCCTACAGCATCTACATCTACAAAGTGTTGAAACAGGTGCACCCCGACACCGGTGTGTCCAGCAAGGCCATGTCCATCATGAACAGCTTTGTCAACGACATCTTTGAGAGAATCGCCGCTGAGGCTTCCCGTCTCGCTCACTACAACAAGAGGTCCACCATCACCAGTCGGGAGATCCAGACCGCTGTCCGTCTCCTTCTGCCCGGTGAATTGGCCAAGCACGCTGTCAGTGAGGGAACCAAAGCTGTCACCAAGTACACCAGCTCCAAGTAAACTCCTGAAAAAGTTTACTACAAACAcaaacggcccttttcagggccaCCCAAACTCCTCAAAAAGTCCCAATGAACACTCGAAAAAAACGCAATTACTTAGTTCTTAGTTTTGtgttatgttttaattcatCATAAGTTAGAAGGGTATGAATTAGTTAAGTATGTgtgtgtaaaataaatgaatgtatgtgtgtgtgttgtaatgtatattgtgtgtatacatgtatgtatcaaagCATAATTCATAAACATACGGAAATGAAACACGTCTTGATCATGATTGTAATTGAGTGGATGAAACTGTAGTTGgacaatatttattgataaatggAAATGTATTGCAAACGTGTGTGGAGTTTACTGGTGTTACTTGTCCGTGTGTATTGCGATGAccaatgtaatgttattgtttattgcGGTACGTATACGTGTACCTTTATGCGTATGTGTACGATATTATTCTTATCGATATTTATTCTCCGTGTAGTAGTATAAGATCagcatttatgtttttaatacTGGTGACATAGCgatggaaataaataaaatgtaattatacaatTGGTTGTTATTGAATTAGCCTGTGTTGCGAGTGCAATGTAATTGATGTAGTGTTTATTAATTACCCCATGTGAGTTGTTTGTGCTTATGAGAATGGAATAGCTACAGTTGTACATAAAcaataattgtaataaagaaACAAACTAAGATTGCGTATTTTCGAGTGATATTGAAGCTTTTTGAGAAGTTTGGTGGCCCTAAAAAGGGccgtttgtgttgtttgttgacAGGGTTCGTTCTGGGTTTAACCGCCAAATCCGTACAGAGTACGTCCTTGCCTCTTCAGAGCGTACACAACATCCATAGCTGTGACAGTCTTCCTCTTGGCGTGCTCGGTGTATGTGACAGCGTCCCTGATGACGTTCTCAAGGAAAACCTTAAGGACACCACGGGTCTCTTCGTAGATGAGTCCAGAGATACGTTTGACACCACCTCGTCGAGCCAGACGACGGATTGCGGGCTTGGTGATACCCTGGATGTTATCACGCAACACCTTCCTGTGCCTCTTGGCACCTCCCTTTCCGAGTCCCTTTCCTCCTTTACCTCTTCCAGACATGTTTACAGACTGCGAGCAGTGACTGAAATGACTCGGCACACACAGACCAGGTCTTTATAGCAAAGTCTAGGCCGTGTGAGAAGACCTGTGCGTTTTTGTAAGCGCGGTTTTCATTGGTCATAATTCCCGGCCAGGCATACACACTGTATAGTGGTGTTGTAGGCCAAGTGACACATGTGTACATAGCACCTGTGAATAGTAGAAAACTGAAATGTAATCCCACATACGACTAAAGCACTAAAACTTGACATGAACtgttaaagaaaacaatgatgtAATGTAATTAGGAATTATCTGGCATTGTCAATTGATGATATGTGTAATTAACAGAATTTGCAATTCATgtgttattgtattttgtggAATCTACATTCATTTAACTATATTCACTGTTATCAAGATAgttattttgtaacaaatttGAATGTATTCCATCAGTTATTCAGTTTTATTAGATTATAATTGTCGCCGAGAACATGTATGAATTATATTAAGCATTTACTGAATGTAGGCGGCTGTATATGAGTTAATTCttctgtatgtacatgtatcatgttgTATATAAGTTTTTTGTAGCTGTAAATGCATTGTATAAAGCTGTATATCAGTTTTAAACGGTGTAAGTGTATGTATGGAAATGTATATAAGTTTATCAAGcgctaaatacatgtatgaaagcGTATATTGCACTATTAAGCTGTAAAAACGTAAAATAAAGCAGTTTGAAGTAAGTAATGGTTTCTGCGCATGGAAATGAATTCCCGGAAAAATTGAAACtcctgaaaaatgaaaaatgtaccCCTAAAAATTTCGGGCCTCGCTCCGCTCGGCCGGACAACCAATCCCACGTCCGACACAAACCATAATCCCGCCCCACCGCCCATACCGCAAACCGTAAGCCACTACACAATCCCATCCAACccctattattattatttttttttttcattatcatttttttttttttcttttactatcatttatttacatatatatatgcttcaTTATTCAATTATTACCACTTTTCCTCGCAATACCTATAACTCATATTCTTAAAACCAACATCAATAATAAACTCATGTACAAATACTCGCTTCCAAATCACTATAATATCTCACAAACGCATCATATCCATGTAAAGCATCGCAAGTTACCCTAGCAAATTAAGTCATATACTTGTAAATCGAGGAATTATGTCACTAAACTTTAATACCAGGTCGTACAGATGTTTTGTTACAAGTTGTGTTGTTGACTCTCGATCTGTTTATTAATTGACCAGTAATTTGTTAGTGTTATGCAAACATGCTAATTCCGTGTTTTAATTGTTGATCTATCCAATCACAATCGTAATAATATTACTAATTAAAAATTccaatattgtattgaatttaatttctttaataaaGTTGATGGTTATACTTCCATCTGATTGTAAGTATGTATGATAGCGTAAATTCGAGAGCAAGTGGAACTTTTTTGGAATTTTGGtggccctgaaaagggccgttttggGAAGTAGTGTACAGATGTACTGCTTAAGCACGTTCTCCGCGGATACGGCGAGCCAGCTGGATATCCTTGGGCATGATGGTGACACGCTTGGCGTGGATGGCGCACAGGTTGGTGTCCTCGAAAAGTCCGACCAAGTAAGCTTCGCTAGCCTCCTGAAGAGCCATAACAGCAGAGCTCTGGAACCTCAGGTCGGTCTTGAAATCCTGGGCGATTTCACGGACGAGACGCTGGAATGGCAGTTTCCTGATGAGGAGCTCGGTGCTCTTCTGGTACCTACGGATTTCACGGAGAGCGACTGTTCCTGGCCTGTACCTGTGAGGTTTCTTTACTCCTCCGGTGGCTGGGGCGCTCTTACGGGCGGCCTTGGTAGCCAACTGTTTACGTGGGGCCTTGCCTCCAGTGGATTTACGGGCGGTCTGCTTTGTACGAGCCATTTCTGATGTTTACCAGTCGAAGTTCAACGGTAGAATGAAAACTGCACTCAGAGAGCTATTTTTGTGCTCCCCGCTCCGTTACAGATCATGGCCACGATTGGGCACAGGATATGTAAACACGTTTCTGATTGGACGCTATCCACAATCCTTCATTGGCCCTCAAGCATGTACAATCCGCCAACTTTCAATCCTACCTGGGCTTGTGTTCACGACGATCACGCACACTAAGAAAAACATGTCATCTTAATGATTGCTATTACCAGTTTAATTATTATCGGTAATTGCATACTATTATGACACCTGTcgaaattgatattttcatttttcggACAGGTATTGTTTTAATCTGATTTGATATTTCTAAAGGGagaattacatgtaacacacagaTGATAACACGCCACACAAAACACACTTACTCCACACGTGTGAATGAGAgagggggaaaaaaacaacaacaacaaaaaaacaaaaaaaacaccgCATCTACATCTATGAAAGGTTCACATTTGAACATACAAGTTTCTGTATGAAGTTAACATAATATGCGACAACCTGGCAAGGCGATATACGTAAATATACGCGGTGCCAGACATAGTATGTTGTCTAGTTaggatttgtttttaatttggattcaatgatgttattttaatttacatttaaatcgCCTCACGTGACATGTAGAATAAATGTTCTCTAACGCATCTTTATGTCTGTACTATTGTTGTATACCCAGTTTCATGTGTCTTTGGTTGTAGCTACAAATTACTTGTTTTTACACAAATGTGCTAATGAAAATACTTTTAGTTGTATATTGTACGATCTTTAGATCTGCAGTCGAATATGAATGAATGTTAGCTAGGATATTGTATTCACTAAGTGGCTTTATCTGTAACCACAGTGTGTATAAtttctgttgttatgttgtaatatgtgagtaattataatatttattgacatGTAAATGTAATCCGTGTGTTTTTAAGTAGCtaattgtatataattgaaCACATAGATTAATAAGCAACAAGATATTTGCGTGTTTTCGAGGCATATCATATGAACACTTTTTGAGAAAAGTGGGtggccctgaaaagggccgtttttgTTTGTGCAGAATGACACTGGAACCGTCTACTTGGCGGGTTTCTGGGTCTTCTTGGGGAGAAGAACAGCCTGGATGTTGGGCAGAACACCACCCTGTGCGATGGTGACACCGGACAGCAGTTTGTTCAACTCCTCGTCGTTCCTGATGGCCAACTGGAGATGACGGGGGATGATCCTGGTCTTCTTGTTATCTCTGGCGGCGTTTCCTGCCAATTCCAAAACTTCAGCAGCTAAGTACTCGAGGACAGCAGCCAAGTACACTGGTGCTCCGGCTCCAACTCGCTCGGCATAGTTTCCCTTGCGGAGCAGACGGTGGATACGTCCGACTGGGAACTGAAGTCCGGCACGGGATGATCGGCTCTTTGCCTTTCCCTTTACTTTTCCTCCCTTACCACGTCCAGACATCTTGATATGTTCGGCTAGTTACTGTAAACAGATATAGCAGAAATGAGTAAAATTTGTTGCCGTGAAGCGTTTTATACCCACAGGTAGGATCGAAACTGTAGCGAGCGAAAAAGTCGGGGGTGTTTTCAGAGAGCTGCGAGGTTCGAGTGTTTGTGTGGCGCAAGGCTAAAGTTTCGATCCTACCTGTGAGGGCGATGGTATAAAAGGGAAAAATTGAAAAACGTCGCTCATTACTCGTATCGGCACTCGTCGTATTAGTATCATGGCACCCAAAGCATCAGGATCGAAAGGAGCTAAGAAGGCCGCCACCAAGGCAAAGGCCAACCGTGGGACTGACAAGAAaaggaggaggaagaggagggAATCCTACAGCATCTACATCTACAAAGTGTTGAAACAGGTGCACCCCGACACCGGTGTGTCCAGCAAGGCCATGTCCATCATGAACAGCTTTGTCAACGACATCTTTGAGAGAATCGCCGCTGAGGCTTCCCGTCTCGCTCACTACAACAAGAGGTCCACCATCACCAGTCGGGAGATCCAGACCGCTGTCCGTCTCCTTCTGCCCGGTGAATTGGCCAAGCACGCTGTCAGTGAGGGAACCAAAGCTGTCACCAAGTACACCAGCTCCAAGTAAACTCCTGAAAAAGTTTACTACAAACAcaaacggcccttttcagggccaCCCAAACTCCTCAAAAAGTCCCAATGAACACTCGAAAAAAACGCAATTACTTAGTTCTTAGTTTTGtgttatgttttaattcatCATAAGTTAGAAGGGTATGAATTAGTTAAGTATGTgtgtgtaaaataaatgaatgtatgtgtgtgtgttgtaatgtatattgtgtgtatacatgtatgtatcaaagCATAATTCATAAACATACGGAAATGAAACACGTCTTGATCATGATTGTAATTGAGTGGATGAAACTGTAGTTGgacaatatttattgataaatggAAATGTATTGCAAACGTGTGTGGAGTTTACTGGTGTTACTTGTCCGTGTGTATTGCGATGAccaatgtaatgttattgtttattgcGGTACGTATACGTGTACCTTTATGCGTATGTGTACGATATTATTCTTATCGATATTTATTCTCCGTGTAGTAGTATAAGATCagcatttatgtttttaatacTGGTGACATAGCgatggaaataaataaaatgtaattatacaatTGGTTGTTATTGAATTAGCCTGTGTTGCGAGTGCAATGTAATTGATGTAGTGTTTATTAATTACCCCATGTGAGTTGTTTGTGCTTATGAGAATGGAATAGCTACAGTTGTACATAAAcaataattgtaataaagaaACAAACTAAGATTGCGTATTTTCGAGTGATATTGAAGCTTTTTGAGAAGTTTGGTGGCCCTAAAAAGGGccgtttgtgttgtttgttgacAGGGTTCGTTCTGGGTTTAACCGCCAAATCCGTACAGAGTACGTCCTTGCCTCTTCAGAGCGTACACAACATCCATAGCTGTGACAGTCTTCCTCTTGGCGTGCTCGGTGTATGTGACAGCGTCCCTGATGACGTTCTCAAGGAAAACCTTAAGGACACCACGGGTCTCTTCGTAGATGAGTCCAGAGATACGTTTGACACCACCTCGTCGAGCCAGACGACGGATTGCGGGCTTGGTGATACCCTGGATGTTATCACGCAACACCTTCCTGTGCCTCTTGGCACCTCCCTTTCCGAGTCCCTTTCCTCCTTTACCTCTTCCAGACATGTTTACAGACTGCGAGCAGTGACTGAAATGACTCGGCACACACAGACCAGGTCTTTATAGCAAAGTCTAGGCCGTGTGAGAAGACCTGTGCGTTTTTGTAAGCGCGGTTTTCATTGGTCATAATTCCCGGCCAGGCATACACACTGTATAGTGGTGTTGTAGGCCAAGTGACACATGTGTACATAGCACCTGTGAATAGTAGAAAACTGAAATGTAATCCCACATACGACTAAAGCACTAAAACTTGACATGAACtgttaaagaaaacaatgatgtAATGTAATTAGGAATTATCTGGCATTGTCAATTGATGATATGTGTAATTAACAGAATTTGCAATTCATgtgttattgtattttgtggAATCTACATTCATTTAACTATATTCACTGTTATCAAGATAgttattttgtaacaaatttGAATGTATTCCATCAGTTATTCAGTTTTATTAGATTATAATTGTCGCCGAGAACATGTATGAATTATATTAAGCATTTACTGAATGTAGGCGGCTGTATATGAGTTAATTCttctgtatgtacatgtatcatgttgTATATAAGTTTTTTGTAGCTGTAAATGCATTGTATAAAGCTGTATATCAGTTTTAAACGGTGTAAGTGTATGTATGGAAATGTATATAAGTTTATCAAGcgctaaatacatgtatgaaagcGTATATTGCACTATTAAGCTGTAAAAACGTAAAATAAAGCAGTTTGAAGTAAGTAATGGTTTCTGCGCATGGAAATGAATTCCCGGAAAAATTGAAACtcctgaaaaatgaaaaatgtaccCCTAAAAATTTCGGGCCTCGCTCCGCTCGGCCGGACAACCAATCCCACGTCCGACACAAACCATAATCCCGCCCCACCGCCCATACCGCAAACCGTAAGCCACTACACAATCCCATCCAACccctattattattatttttttttttcattatcattttttttttttcttttactatcatttatttacatatatatatgcttcaTTATTCAATTATTACCACTTTTCCTCGCAATACCTATAACTCATATTCTTAAAACCAACATCAATAATAAACTCATGTACAAATACTCGCTTCCAAATCACTATAATATCTCACAAACGCATCATATCCATGTAAAGCATCGCAAGTTACCCTAGCAAATTAAGTCATATACTTGTAAATCGAGGAATTATGTCACTAAACTTTAATA includes these proteins:
- the LOC117319762 gene encoding histone H2B — translated: MAPKASGSKGAKKAATKAKANRGTDKKRRRKRRESYSIYIYKVLKQVHPDTGVSSKAMSIMNSFVNDIFERIAAEASRLAHYNKRSTITSREIQTAVRLLLPGELAKHAVSEGTKAVTKYTSSK
- the LOC117319763 gene encoding histone H4, yielding MSGRGKGGKGLGKGGAKRHRKVLRDNIQGITKPAIRRLARRGGVKRISGLIYEETRGVLKVFLENVIRDAVTYTEHAKRKTVTAMDVVYALKRQGRTLYGFGG
- the LOC117319756 gene encoding histone H2A — translated: MSGRGKGGKVKGKAKSRSSRAGLQFPVGRIHRLLRKGNYAERVGAGAPVYLAAVLEYLAAEVLELAGNAARDNKKTRIIPRHLQLAIRNDEELNKLLSGVTIAQGGVLPNIQAVLLPKKTQKPAK